A window of Equus przewalskii isolate Varuska chromosome 16, EquPr2, whole genome shotgun sequence contains these coding sequences:
- the N4BP2L2 gene encoding NEDD4-binding protein 2-like 2 isoform X9: MPYGEISEAKSLGNGEELTSEPCYKKLKSTEEAYVFSHQGSANVHRIQQKTGNDWVPLTTIDVRGRSHPQKDKTKTTDLLKPVHDEIPDNRSDVIESVNSQVLQDTSPPLVSKDDEIYSTSKAFIGPIYKPPEKKKCSERRNQADNINSVDGKGGQEEKEKFNFKKSEIDNELFQFYKEIEELENEKDDSEGSCKETKPSEEQLGTYYQGHDNDLLKSEDEKKRDLSNALQSHCGYQQYLGNEPGKYPCNGQVIPAFCDDSFTSFGPEWQSVHSFVVPQGPPLPSFNYHLNIQRFNAPPNPPSNIFHAQDGFLMPNGYYVNDCRVDWNCLTFDENNEYTDYSENISSVHPSRNGYSVQDGYVSNGFCETSEGCWKDPSMDKHNGTDRFMNQQFQEEKLNKLQKLLILLRGLPGSGKTTLSRKTSYQSGEISSYNRQH; this comes from the coding sequence ATGCCTTATGGTGAAATTTCTGAAGCTAAATCCTTGGGAAATGGGGAAGAACTAACAAGTGAACCATGCTATAAAAAACTGAAGTCAACTGAAGAGGCTTATGTTTTCTCCCATCAGGGTAGTGCTAATGTTCACAGAATCCAGCAGAAAACTGGAAATGATTGGGTCCCTTTGACCACCATTGATGTCAGAGGACGTAGTCATCCTCAGAAGGACAAAACCAAAACTACAGATTTGCTGAAACCTGTGCATGATGAGATACCTGATAATAGATCAGATGTTATTGAATCTGTTAATTCACAAGTTTTACAAGATACAAGTCCCCCATTGGTATCCAAAGATGATGAGATATATAGCACAAGTAAAGCATTTATAGGACCCATTTACAAACCCCCTGAGAAAAAAAAGTGTAGTGAAAGGAGGAATCAGGCAGACAATATCAACAGTGTAGATGGCAAAGGAggacaagaagagaaggaaaaatttaacttcaaaaaatcagaaattgaCAATGAATTATTCCAGTTttacaaagaaattgaagagcttgaaaatgaaaaagatgattcGGAAGGCAGTTGTAAGGAAACCAAACCCTCAGAGGAACAACTTGGTACATATTATCAGGGCCATGATAATGATCTGTTAAAGtctgaagatgaaaagaaaagagatcttAGTAATGCTCTTCAGTCACATTGTGGTTATCAGCAATATTTAGGGAATGAACCAGGCAAATATCCTTGTAATGGGCAAGTAATACCTGCATTTTGTGATGATTCGTTTACTTCGTTTGGGCCTGAGTGGCAGTCAGTGCATTCTTTTGTAGTACCCCAAGGTCCTCCTCTTCCCAgttttaattatcatttaaatattcaaagatttaatgCTCCACCAAATCCACCATCAAATATTTTCCATGCCCAAGATGGCTTTCTGATGCCAAATGGATATTATGTAAATGATTGTCGTGTTGACTGGAATTGTTTGACTTTTGATGAGAACAATGAATATACTGACTATAGTGAGAATATCAGTAGTGTTCATCCCTCCAGAAATGGCTACAGTGTGCAAGATGGATACGTGAGTAATGGTTTCTGTGAAACCAGTGAAGGATGCTGGAAAGATCCTTCTATGGACAAGCATAATGGAACAGACAGGTTTATGAACCAGCAGTttcaagaggaaaaattaaataaattgcagAAGTTACTTATTCTTTTAAGAGGCTTGCCTGGTTCAGGGAAAACAACGTTGTCTCG